The Drosophila mauritiana strain mau12 chromosome 2R, ASM438214v1, whole genome shotgun sequence genome has a segment encoding these proteins:
- the LOC117136831 gene encoding uncharacterized protein LOC117136831, with product MKNCIASALLLLAVVAATQAASVATPTCGGTTSSKNINLVNPTNPPRVCEYHIKPTSKYVCQLRIDWAMTLAQPTLESDGSGLTYAECTRDYFEVDGLKLCGTEVWQHIYVPFNATDGESLVDLVISLADRAGGSGLPTAYWDMTVTQLECPAGASVRSLDLEDDVTIESRASTIKDGFFVAPPGCRQYFPQPKGAVKSFNYNDGNGIYPSRMNYAICFRRQTDTKTLTIRAYDFNVGDVISASTLMTDENCYSSDSTNDLDADFLMVPQATFEDSHKHATYFCGSIQKDVVISSNNPGPLMVLFNSDDIYRQNEAGFAFTYVVS from the exons ATGAAGAACtgcattgcaagcgccctgCTCCTCCTGGCGGTCGTTGCGGCCACTCAAGCCGCTTCGGTAGCCACGCCCACCTGTGGAGGCACTACCTCCTCGAAGAACATCAACCTGGTGAACCCGACGAATCCTCCGCGGGTTTGCGAGTACCATATCAAGCCGACCAGCAAGTACGTTTGCCAGCTGAGAATCGATTGGGCCATGACCTTGGCTCAACCCACGCTGGAATCCGATGGTTCCGGCCTGACCTATGCCGAGTGCACCCGTGATTACTTCGAGGTCGATGGACTGAAACTTTGCGGCACCGAGGTGTGGCAGCACATCTATGTGCCCTTCAACGCCACCGATGGGGAGTCTTTGGTGGATCTGGTCATCAGTTTGGCCGATCGTGCTGGAGGCAGTGGCCTGCCCACCGCCTACTGGGACATGACCGTCACGCAGCTGGAGTGTCCGGCCGGAGCCTCCGTTCGCTCGTTGGACCTGGAGGACGACGTCACCATTGAGAGTCGAGCCAGCACCATCAAGGATGGCTTCTTTGTTGCCCCGCCCGGCTGTCGGCAGTACTTCCCCCAGCCCAAGGGAGCTGTGAAGTCCTTCAACTACAACGATGGCAATGGCATCTATCCATCTCGCATGAACTACGCCATCTGCTTCCGTCGCCAAACCGATACTAAGACTCTAAC CATTCGCGCCTATGACTTCAACGTGGGAGATGTGATTTCCGCTTCCACCTTGATGACCGATGAGAACTGCTACAGCAGCGATAGTACCAACGACCTGGATGCCGATTTCCTGATGGTGCCACAGGCAACCTTCGAGGATAGCCACAAGCACGCCACCTACTTCTGTGGCTCCATACAGAAGGATGTGGTCATATCGA GCAACAATCCCGGTCCTTTGATGGTTCTGTTCAACAGCGACGACATCTACAGACAGAATGAGGCTGGCTTTGCTTTCACCTATGTTGTGTCCTAA
- the LOC117136879 gene encoding uncharacterized protein LOC117136879, with translation MIGYTLLLPLGLLAIAQAQTLNDTSGSLAVAQEPGMWRQARRRSVLADSCVTNSGTTGTCLTRFKCMRQSGTVNGYCGTYGVCCETNLQVGTSTRQKRTIIKNPGVLSSDLNTYTIEAFSSNVQQLRIDFEQFVMQQPTDVDGVLECQDYFEAGGFKLCGVNDGQHLYLPFNAAAGVDQVTLTFVVTSRGTAPVWRLIVTQLEGPPANSRRRSSTSSGLGTSTNSLQDLRDIFASHHADYELLAPPGCQQYYTDLSGTIRSFNFQTSVTSNYMPDLSYNICIKSATTASMIEYSFSKFSMSVQSDSSEGYDEFCHATVHTTGRQEDYLMIPQSILAKNMAYQPTYYCGTNDNLLVYASPPYMMHFSSDDLTLNRDVETGFSMTYRQRNSLL, from the exons ATGATTGGATATACGCTGCTGCTTCCGCTGGGATTATTGGCCATTGCGCAGGCGCAAACGCTGAATGACACAAGCGGTTCTCTGGCCGTCGCCCAGGAGCCTGGCATGTGGCGCCAGGCCAGGCGGAGGAGTGTCCTGGCGGACAGCTGCGTCACGAACAGCGGCACCACCGGCACCTGCCTCACTCGCTTCAAGTGCATGCGGCAATCGGGCACAGTGAATGGATATTGCGGCACCTACGGCGTTTGCTGTGAAA CCAACCTACAAGTGGGCACTTCTACGCGCCAGAAGCGAACGATTATCAAGAATCCTGGCGTTTTGTCCAGCGATTTGAATACCTACACCATCGAAGCCTTTAGCAGCAATGTGCAGCAATTGCGAATCGACTTTGAGCAGTTCGTGATGCAGCAGCCCACGGATGTGGATGGAGTACTTGAGTGCCAGGACTACTTTGAGGCGGGTGGCTTCAAGTTGTGCGGTGTAAACGATGGCCAGCACCTGTACCTGCCCTTCAATGCGGCTGCGGGAGTCGATCAGGTGACCCTAACGTTTGTAGTGACCTCCAGAGGAACTGCACCCGTTTGGAGGTTGATCGTAACACAGCTTGAAGGTCCACCAGCGAATAGCCGACGGCGTTCGAGCACTTCTTCCGGCCTGGGAACCTCCACCAATTCTCTGCAGGATCTGAGAGACATCTTCGCCTCCCATCACGCTGACTATGAGCTACTTGCTCCGCCCGGCTGCCAGCAGTACTACACCGATCTGTCGGGCACCATTCGCAGCTTCAACTTTCAGACTTCGGTGACCAGCAACTATATGCCTGACTTGAGCTACAATATCTGCATCAAATCAGCTACTACCGCCAGCATGATCGA ATACTCCTTCAGCAAGTTCTCAATGTCGGTGCAGTCGGACTCCAGCGAGGGCTACGACGAGTTCTGCCACGCCACTGTCCACACGACCGGCAGACAGGAGGACTACTTGATGATACCGCAGAGCATTCTGGCCAAGAACATGGCCTACCAGCCCACCTACTACTGCGGCACCAACGACAACCTGCTGGTTTATG CCTCGCCGCCCTACATGATGCACTTCTCCAGTGATGACCTCACCTTGAATCGGGATGTGGAGACGGGCTTCAGTATGACTTACCGCCAGAGGAATTCGCTACTTTAA